The genomic stretch GGACTGGGAGAGGTTGCCGTGCAGGTCGACCGCAGGGGTGCCCTGTTCGGTGAGCTGCTTGGCCAGCTTCTTGGCCTGGTGCTTGGTGCGGGTGAAGAGGATGCGGCGTCCGGTGCCGGAGGCGAGCTGCTTCACCAGGTCGCGCTTGTCGTCGTTGTGGACCTCGAAGACGTGGTGGGTCATCGCCGAGACGTGGGAGGTGGCCTCGTCCACGGAGTGCATCACCTGGTTGTTCAGGAAGCGCTTGACCAGCTTGTCCACACCGTTGTCCAGCGTCGCCGAGAAGAAGAGCCGCTGCCCCTTGGCGTCGGTCTTCTCCAGCAGCCGGGTCACCACGGGCAGGAAGCCGAGGTCGGCCATGTGGTCTGCTTCGTCGAGCACGGTGATCTCCACCGACTCCAGGGACAGGGCGCGCTGGTTCAGCAGGTCCTCGAGGCGGCCGGGGCAGGCCACCACGATGTCGACCCCGGACTTCAGCGCGTTGATCTGGCGCGACGCCGCGACGCCGCCGAAGATCGTGGTGGTCTTGAGGTTATAGGAGGCGGCCAGCGGTTCCAGCACCGCATTGATCTGGGTGGCCAGCTCACGGGTGGGGGCCAGCACCAGGCCCAGCGGGCGACCGGGACGACGGCGCCTGGCCGCGTCCTTCTCACCGAGGCGGGCGACCATCGGGATCGAGAAGGCGAGGGTCTTGCCGGAGCCGGTCTTGCCGCGTCCCAGGACATCGCGTCCGGAGAGCGTGTCGGTGAGGGTCTGCTGCTGGATGGCGAAGGCTTCGGTCTTGCCGTCCGCTGCGAGAGCCCGCACCAGGGGTGCGGGGACGTTGAGCTCGGCGAAGGTCTGGGTCTCAGAAATGGCGAGGGCCTTTCGGAAAGCGCCGGACACAGAGAAGGCAGGGATGTACCCGCCGGGGGCTGGTCTGGCATGGGGCGAAGGCATCGGTTGATGCACTCGGTCGCCGCGAGAAAATCACTGCTGAAACGACGACCGGTGGATACACACGGTCGCGTTGATCAAGGCGTTCTTACGACGCAGGCAACCCACAAGGGTGGGCACCAGAATCCCCACTCTACCTCATGGCGCCACCGACAGAATCCGGATCACTTGCCGCTGATCTGGCTGTAGTGCTCCAGGGCCTCCTCGCGGGAGGCCTTGAGATCCACGATCGGGGCGGGGTAGTCCGGGGTGTTCAGCTCCGGGATCCAGGCGCTGACGTAGTGGCCTCGGGGGTCGAAGCGCTCGCGCTGCCGTTCCGGGTTGAAGATCCGAAAGTACGGTGCGGCGTCCATCCCGCAGCCGGCCACCCATTGCCAGTTCGCAGGGTTCGAGGCGGCGTCCGCGTCGACCAGGGTGTCCCAGAACCATGCCTCCCCTTCACGCCAGTCGATGCCCAGATTCTTGATCAGCAGAGACGCCGAGGCCATCCGGACCCGGTTGTGCATATGCCCGGTCTCCCAGAGCTGGCGCTGACCCGCGTCGACCCAGGGGAAGCCGGTCTCCCCTTTGGCCCAGGCGCGGAAGTCTTCGGGCGCCTGATCACGGGTCTTCCAGGGGTAGGCGTCGAACTGGGCGCGCAGATTGGTGTGCGGCAGCTGCGGGAAGTGGAAGAGCAGGTGCCAGCAGAACTCGCGCCAGCCGATCTCGGAGAGGAACTTCTCCACCGCCTCCTCGGTCTCCTGGTGCGCCGCATGCCACACCTGGCGCGGGCTGAGCTGACCGAAGCGCAGGTAGGGCGAGATCCGCGAGGTGTTGTCTCCGGCGGGAACATCGCGTGCGTCGTCGTAGTCCTCGAGCTGATGATTCAGGAACTCGCTCAGCCGAGCGTGACCGCCGGTCTCGGTGGGGGTCCAGTTCTCCCGCAGCCCACCGGCCCAGTCAGGACGGGTGGGCAGCAGCTGCCAGTCCTCGAGGTTCCCTGCGCCCTCACTGATTGTGGGCAGGGCGGCCTCGGCGTCTGCGATCGGGCCCAGGGGAGTGGGGCGCTGAACAGGAGCGCCGGGGTCGCGCACGCTGATCTGCTTCCAGAAAGGGGTGTAGACCTTGTACGGGCCACCGGTGTTGGTCTCCACGGTCCAGGGCTCGTGCAGCAATGAGGCGTTGAAGCTCTCCACCTCCACACGCTGCTCGGGCAGCGCGGCCTTGATCCCGGCGTCCGCTGCTCGTTCCGGCCCGCCGTAGCGCCGCGACCACTGCACCTTCTCTGCGCCGAGCTCCTGGGCCAGTGCAGGCAGCAGCTTCGCCGGGTCTCCGGCGCGCAGCAGCAGCGGGATGCCCAGCTCGGCGAGATCGGCCTTCAGGGATTCCAGCGCGTGGTGCAGCCACCACTTCACGGCGCCTCCGAGTGGGCGCACCCCGGGGCTGACCTCGTCGAGGACGTAGAGTGCGACGACGTCGCCAGGCCCCTCCGCGCGCTGGCAGGCGGTGAGCAGCGCCTCATGGTCTGCGGTACGCAGATCGTCGCGGAACCAGATCAGCGTGCGGGTCATCAGTGCCCTTTCGGCGAAGCGTCGCCGCGCGAGCGGCCGTCCTGGCTGGCACAGTAGCAGGAGAACCCGCTCATCAACTGGGGTAGCTAAGGAGATGTCGTTGACTGAGGAAACACCCTCCGCCGAGGAGGACCGGCGTTGGCTGGTGATCAAGGGGCGACGGTGGCGCCGGACCGATCCTGCGCTGCCCGAGGAGCTGGTCACTGCCCTGAAGTCGCACCTGGGCCGCGGCCGGTCCGGTGTCGCGGCCGGGAAGAAGACCGGCGACGCGGAGCGGGTGACCGCCTCCCGCAAGCGGGTCGGGCTGGCCAAGACCGGACTGGGGGAGCGCGGCCCCTACTGGTGGGAGCTGCCGGAGGCGCAGCGGATCAGTGCCGCGAAGGCGGCTCTGACCGAGCTCGATGCACTGGATCCCGAGGATGAGACTGCGTCGCAATAAATAGATTGCAATCTATTTATATGTGTGGTGTTCTCTACCTGTGAGTGAGAATCAGGCGCTCGTCAGCGCGGCCCAGCTCTTCAAGGTCCTCGGACACGAGTCCAGGCTGAGGCTGCTGTGCCTGATGGCGGAGTCCCCGAGGACGGTGACCGAGCTGGTGATCATCACCTCCATGTCGCAGCCGCTGGTCTCCCAGCATCTGCGGACCTTGAAGCAGGCCGGGCTCGTGCTGGCCGAGCGTCATGGCCGGGAGATCGAGCACCGTCTGGCCGATGACCACGTGGCCCATGTGATCACCGACGCCATCGCTCACGCACAGGAGCCCGTCACCCAGGATCAGGCGGCTGAGTCCGCCCCAGAAGGAGCATCATCATGACTGAGAACCCCACTGCAGAGCACGCTACTGCCGAGCACAAGCTGGAGGATCACACCCACGGCGAGAACTGCGGCCACGAGGCGCTGGAGCACGGCGATCACGTGGACTATGTCCACGACGGACACCGCCATGCGGCTCACGGTGACCACTACGACGAGCACTGAGTCGACGCCGGCGGACTGTTCCGGCGACCACAGCGGCGGCGACTACAGCGGCGACTGAGCCGGCGGCGACAGCGGCGGCGACAGCGGCGGCGACCTTGGCGGCGATACCGCCTCAGGGACGACATCGTGCCGCTGAGGCGGCGTGCTGAGCACCCCGAGATGAGGGGGCCCCGAGCGTGGGGCCCCCTCTTTCGTGCTCTGACGCCGCAGCAGCGCGAGTCCCAGCAGCGCCAGCATGATCTCCAGCAGCGCGAGGCCTGAGGCCACTGGCAGCAGCAGCTGATGCAGTCCCTCCGCGTGAGCTTCGGAGGAGGCGATGGGGGTGGCTGCCCCTGCCCAGGAGTCGTGCGCATGGGCTCCCTGGAGCTCCGGGGCGGTCGTCTGGTCAGGCGTCGCGCCTGTGCCGAGCTGGACTGAGTGTGCCGCCGTGGGCGAGGCGTGGCCGGTGAGCATCCCGAGATGGGTTGCGAGCATCGCGGCGTTCATCACCGCGATCACGGTCCAAGAGCGCATGCTTGCGGCCCGCCACAGATGCCCCGCGCATGGAAGGCAGACGATGGCCATGGCGGCCATCAGCAGGGCGGCTCCCAGGTGGTGACCCTGGCTGAGCATCACCAGGTGCAGCAGCCCAGAGGCGGCAGCTCCAACGGCAGCCACTCGGCGGATCACAATTGTCATGCGCAGCTGACCCTTCCGAAACACATGTGAAATGTGTCATATTTATTGTTGAGCGTGCGCTCAACTATAAGGAGGATCACCATGGCTGACAAGACCCCGGCCCAGCAGTCCCGCCACCCCCTGACCCCGCTGACCGTGCCTGAGATCGAGGTGATGCGCGGCGTCCTGGAACGTGAGTCGCTGCTGCATGAGGCAACCCGCGTGTCCTATGTGACGCTGCGCGAGCCCAGCAAGGCAGACGTCATCGCGTGGACCACGGGCACGAAGCTGCCCCGGGAGGTGTCGCTTCTGCTCACCGACCTGCCCACATTGACCCTGACTCAGCTCGTGGTGGACCTGGACCGCGAGTCCATCGTCGCCCGGCACGAGGTCAACGCGGTGGAGCAGGGATCAGCGCCGAGCTTCGATGAAGACCTCGCCGGCGCGGATCCGATCGTCAAGGCCGATCCGGCCTGGGTCGAGGCGCTCGCCCGGCGTGGGGTGGAGGATCTGGACAAGGTCGTCGTCGTCGGGCTCTCGGCCGGGATCTTCGGCTACGACGACGAAGTCGGTGTGCGCGTGGTCCGCGCCCTGGCCTTCCGGCAGGACTACCCCAGCGACTCCGTCTGGGCGCACCCGATCGACGGCGTGGTCGCGCATGTGGATCTGACCAATAAGAAGGTCCTGCGGGTCGTGGAGACCGAGGTCACCCATGTCCCAGAAGAGTCAGGGGACTACCTGGACCCGGCGGTGCGCGGTGAGCACCGCACCTCGCTGAAGCCGATCTCCATCACCCAGCCCGAAGGAGTCAGCTTCAGCCTCCAGGACGGCGTGCTGGAGTGGGAGAACTGGAAGGTTCGGGTCGGCTTCAACGGCCGTGAAGGTCTCACGCTGCACCAGCTGAGCTTCCACGATCAGGGTGTGGACCGTCCCATCCTCTACCGCGGCTCGATCGCAGAGATGGTGGTCAACTACGGGGACCCCACGCCGACCCACGCCTGGCAGAACTACTTCGACGTCGGGGAGTACCAGTTCGGCCGGCTGGCCAACGCCCTGGAGCTCGGCTGTGACTGCAAGGGTGAGATCAGCTACGTGGACGCCGTCGTCGTCGATGACCTGGGACATCCCAAGACGCTGCGCAACGCGATCTGCATCCATGAGGAGGACTACGGCATCCTCTGGAAGCACAGCGATGACTTCTCCGGCACCAGCGAGGTCCGCCGGCAGCGCCGGCTCGTGGTGTCCTTCTTCGTCACCGTGGGCAACTACGACTACGGCTTCTACTGGTACCTCTATCTGGACGGCAAGATCGAGCTCGAGTCCAAGGCCACCGGGATCGTCTTCACCTCAGGCATGCCGTCGCCGGACTACCCCTACGCCACCGAGCTGGCACCAGGACTCGGAGCCCCGGTGCACCAGCACATGTTCTGCGCCAGGCTGGACATGACCGTGGATGGGACACGCAACTCGATCGATGAGATCGACGCGGTCCAGGTGCCCACCAGTGAGCAGAACCCGTGGGGCAACGCCTTCACCCGCAGCATCACTCGGCTGCGCTCCGAGAAGGAAGCCGTCCGAGACGCCAAGGGCTCGGTGGGCCGGGTCTGGCAGATCAGCAGCGCGGAGA from Nesterenkonia sandarakina encodes the following:
- a CDS encoding metalloregulator ArsR/SmtB family transcription factor, which produces MSENQALVSAAQLFKVLGHESRLRLLCLMAESPRTVTELVIITSMSQPLVSQHLRTLKQAGLVLAERHGREIEHRLADDHVAHVITDAIAHAQEPVTQDQAAESAPEGASS
- a CDS encoding zinc transporter permease, producing the protein MTENPTAEHATAEHKLEDHTHGENCGHEALEHGDHVDYVHDGHRHAAHGDHYDEH
- a CDS encoding biopolymer transporter Tol, which produces MSLTEETPSAEEDRRWLVIKGRRWRRTDPALPEELVTALKSHLGRGRSGVAAGKKTGDAERVTASRKRVGLAKTGLGERGPYWWELPEAQRISAAKAALTELDALDPEDETASQ
- a CDS encoding primary-amine oxidase; protein product: MADKTPAQQSRHPLTPLTVPEIEVMRGVLERESLLHEATRVSYVTLREPSKADVIAWTTGTKLPREVSLLLTDLPTLTLTQLVVDLDRESIVARHEVNAVEQGSAPSFDEDLAGADPIVKADPAWVEALARRGVEDLDKVVVVGLSAGIFGYDDEVGVRVVRALAFRQDYPSDSVWAHPIDGVVAHVDLTNKKVLRVVETEVTHVPEESGDYLDPAVRGEHRTSLKPISITQPEGVSFSLQDGVLEWENWKVRVGFNGREGLTLHQLSFHDQGVDRPILYRGSIAEMVVNYGDPTPTHAWQNYFDVGEYQFGRLANALELGCDCKGEISYVDAVVVDDLGHPKTLRNAICIHEEDYGILWKHSDDFSGTSEVRRQRRLVVSFFVTVGNYDYGFYWYLYLDGKIELESKATGIVFTSGMPSPDYPYATELAPGLGAPVHQHMFCARLDMTVDGTRNSIDEIDAVQVPTSEQNPWGNAFTRSITRLRSEKEAVRDAKGSVGRVWQISSAEKTNRMGAPTAYQLHPEESPTLLAAEDSSIRRRAAFAGHHLWVTQHHPDEQFPAGDQVNLNPGYGGLPSYIAQDRSLEGEDLVLWHTFGLTHFPRTEDWPIMPVDYAGFTLTPNGFFDRNPTLDVPPEPSGHCAAPASPAREADAEGADKSSGCGCS
- a CDS encoding DEAD/DEAH box helicase; its protein translation is MPSPHARPAPGGYIPAFSVSGAFRKALAISETQTFAELNVPAPLVRALAADGKTEAFAIQQQTLTDTLSGRDVLGRGKTGSGKTLAFSIPMVARLGEKDAARRRRPGRPLGLVLAPTRELATQINAVLEPLAASYNLKTTTIFGGVAASRQINALKSGVDIVVACPGRLEDLLNQRALSLESVEITVLDEADHMADLGFLPVVTRLLEKTDAKGQRLFFSATLDNGVDKLVKRFLNNQVMHSVDEATSHVSAMTHHVFEVHNDDKRDLVKQLASGTGRRILFTRTKHQAKKLAKQLTEQGTPAVDLHGNLSQSQRDRNLAAFGEGDIKVLVATDVAARGVHVDSVELVVHVDPPAEHKAYLHRSGRTARAGSAGDVVTVMLPEQRRDTQALLRKAAIAVHPIRVNSESEAVSELVGATAEFVKPAPRAPVQQQQPRRRSGSSPRGGGPSRGGSGGSGGQSRGAGSARGGRPSGRSGASAAGRSSRPAR
- a CDS encoding cryptochrome/photolyase family protein, which gives rise to MTRTLIWFRDDLRTADHEALLTACQRAEGPGDVVALYVLDEVSPGVRPLGGAVKWWLHHALESLKADLAELGIPLLLRAGDPAKLLPALAQELGAEKVQWSRRYGGPERAADAGIKAALPEQRVEVESFNASLLHEPWTVETNTGGPYKVYTPFWKQISVRDPGAPVQRPTPLGPIADAEAALPTISEGAGNLEDWQLLPTRPDWAGGLRENWTPTETGGHARLSEFLNHQLEDYDDARDVPAGDNTSRISPYLRFGQLSPRQVWHAAHQETEEAVEKFLSEIGWREFCWHLLFHFPQLPHTNLRAQFDAYPWKTRDQAPEDFRAWAKGETGFPWVDAGQRQLWETGHMHNRVRMASASLLIKNLGIDWREGEAWFWDTLVDADAASNPANWQWVAGCGMDAAPYFRIFNPERQRERFDPRGHYVSAWIPELNTPDYPAPIVDLKASREEALEHYSQISGK